The region TCTGCATAAGCAGAAAGCACATAGAATACCGATTGCCCCATGCCAATAATATCACTTTCGTTAACACCACCACGAAGCGCAATATTATACTTTATGGGTTCGGTATATTTTTCTTCTATATCTGCATGGCTATACTCTGGATCTTCTTCATCTATATTATAAGTAACTCCTACATTTAATGCCACTGTGTTAATACTTGAATTGGGTGCCACAACATTAGCATTAGAATAGTGCAATAATGATAATCCGGCCTGAATGCCAAAACGATTAAAAACACGCTCACGTTTGTAGTTTATCATCACATAAGTTGCACTTAAAATACTAGACCCAAATGCAATGTTTTTATAATTATCGTATTTATCATATGGGTTGGTGTTGTAAGCCAAACCTTGACCAATACGCAACATTAAATGTCGCTTTAGGAAATAAAAATTATAATGTGCATATAAAGCGTAATTGTTACCAAGCGTTTCATTTTTTAAATCCTGATACGAAAAAGATACTCCATAATCTGGATAATTATAACGCTCCTGCCAATCTTTATCTCCAAATGTTTTTTTATTCCAACTTATAATAGCTCCTTCTGGATGGCCTTGTATTAGATGTAAAATATAGTTATTGTGCAGTGCAATATTGCCACTAAAGTAATTCACATCAATATAAGACGTTTCTTTTTTTTCTTGTGAAAACAAGCTAGTAGCAATCACAATTAAAAATACACTAAAATAAAGTTTCATAGATGGGTTTAAGCCGCAAAAGTAACGGAATTCTTAAAATATAGCTGAAGCAATGGCTTTAATATTATCACTTTTACCCATAGAATAATAGTGTAAAAATGGAACACCTGCTGCTTTTAGTTCTTTAGATTGCTGAATGGCAAACTCAATACCAACTTCTCTCACAGCCTTATTATCTTTAC is a window of Formosa sediminum DNA encoding:
- a CDS encoding acyloxyacyl hydrolase, whose protein sequence is MKLYFSVFLIVIATSLFSQEKKETSYIDVNYFSGNIALHNNYILHLIQGHPEGAIISWNKKTFGDKDWQERYNYPDYGVSFSYQDLKNETLGNNYALYAHYNFYFLKRHLMLRIGQGLAYNTNPYDKYDNYKNIAFGSSILSATYVMINYKRERVFNRFGIQAGLSLLHYSNANVVAPNSSINTVALNVGVTYNIDEEDPEYSHADIEEKYTEPIKYNIALRGGVNESDIIGMGQSVFYVLSAYADKRLSRKSAVQFGTDVFFSNFLKDLIEYNAVAFPEEHIDPDTDYKRVGLFAGHELFINKLSVETQVGYYVYYPYDFEGRTYLRIGLKRYFGERWFGAVTLKSHGAKAECVEFGVGIRL